The DNA sequence ACTACTTCTGCCGGCGAGTCAATGGCGAACTCATGCGCGGGCCCGTTTGGCCCTCCGATTGTGTTTGGCCCGACTACACCCGCGCGGATGTCCGCGAATGGTGGGGCGAACTTTACCGGGAACTGTACGAGGAAGACAGCATCAGTGGCTTCTGGAACGACATGAATGAACCCGCTGTCTTCAAAGTCAACAGCCTTACTTTTCCCGATCATGTCATGCACGGCAACGACGGCCATCCAACGGACCACAAACCGGTACACAATATTTACGGTCAGCAAATGTCACGCGGCACCTACGAAGGGCTGAAGGCGATCAAACCTGAGAAACGACCCTTTGTACTTACGAGAGCTTCCTTCTCCGGCGGCCAGCGCTACGCTGCAATCTGGACAGGTGACAACGTTGCCAGTTGGGAACACCTGGAATTGGCCAATCGCCAGTGCCAACGACTAAGTATCTCCGGTTTTTCGCTGGTAGGTACTGATATAGGAGGATTTGTCAATCAACCCGAGCCTGAACTGCTCATTCGCTGGTTGCAACTTGGCGTTTTCCATCCCGTATTTCGTGTTCACTCCATGGGTAACAACATTGATGGTGCCGCCGAAGCCGATGCCGACTCCATCAAGGAAGCCGAAGCTACGCTACGCCTGGATCAGGAACCCTGGGTTTTCGGGGAGCCCTACACCAGTCAAGCTCGGCGCGCCATTGAGTTTCGCTATCGTCTCCTCCCCTATTTGTATACCAGTGTTTACCAAAATGTAAGCTTAGGAACGCCTGTTTTGAGGAGCTTGGCTTTCGTCGATCAGGCCGATATAAAAGCACAAAAAAGGGAAAATGAGTTTTTGTTTGGCGAACATCTTTTGGTGAGTCCGGTTGTAAAACCCGGCGTAAAATCACATACCACCTACCTCCCAAGTGGTGATTGGGTAAACTACTATAATGGAAATCATTACGTAGGACCACGTAATCACCGCCAAGCAGTGGATGTAGATGCCATCCCCCTTTATGTGCGTGGCGGAGCAATCATCCCCAATTACCCTGTTCAACAATACGTTTACGAACTAAATATCAACACCGTGGAACTTAGAGCCTATTACGGAAAAGACCAAGTAGAGAGCAGCTTTTACCAGGACGCTGGCGAAGGCTATGAATATGAAAAAGGTCAGTACCGCCAGCACAAATTCACGACATCCGCTGGGACCAACAGCTTCCAGATCACCCAAAAGATAGAAGGCCAATACAAGGGCGATTTAGAAGCTTTTGAGATCAAATTATTTGGCCTCCCCTTCGAGCCACAGCAGCTGTTCATTGACGGCGTTGCTATTCAAATCATTGATAAAGAAGGAGATGCTTACGTGATAGTAGCTCCTGCTGATTTTGAAACGGTGGAGGTGAAAGGGTGATTTTTATCGTAAATATTTTATCTTTATCTGTAAGATATATATTTCATCACTTTGGGTATAACTGAATAGTCGTAATTCCTCTTGAAGTCCGGCTTGTGTTTTGTTTCACCTTCTAGCTCTCTACAAATGAAAAAGTATTTCACGCTCTTGTTAATTTTCATTTTTACTTCCTTTTCTTTAAAGGCCCAATATGAGTTATATGATTTAGAAGACAAGAATCTCTATGCCCAGACCGCTATCAGGACTAGTGATGAAGGTTTACTTTTGATATCAACCATCTCTTGTTATACCCCTGGATCAACTACTATTGAAGGCTGTACAACGGCCCTGTACGCTACCAAAGTAAATGCGATTGGAGACACCCTATGGAACACCCAGTTACCGAATTACTTCCTTACTGTGGTTCCATTCATTAAAGCTTTCGAAAACGCAGATGGTACTTTCACCCTTTTTAGTAACAAACCTGATAACACAATCTGCAACGGCGTTTTCGGGTTTCCACCTGCCTACAACTGGTACCGAACAGAAGTATTTAACCTAGATGAAACGGGGCAATTATTAAATAGATTTCAATTCCCTGATGAATGCAGTCTTTCTACGAAGGAAATTGAACAGCTACCTAACGGAAATTTCATTGCTACCAGTAATTATTCTGAATACGTAGGATCTACTGGAGCATACTACGAAGGAAGAATAACGATAATGAATAAGAACGGCGACATTCTTCATGAATACACCACTCCATTCATTTCACTAAATAATAGTCAAATCCTTAATTCGGAAGATGATTTTATCAGCGTTCTATATAAAAGTACCGACGGTAAATTAGCCCTGAGCAACTTTGATGGCAACTTAAATTTGCTTTCAACGCAGATGTCTGAAAATGATCTCCCTTTCTGTAATGGGCTAACAAATTGTGCTATTCTTGAAGCCTATCAAAACGATGAAGGAGAAATTACTACAATCGCAAAAAAGTATGGTGGCCAACTTGAAACCCACGTACTGACAAAACTCTCATCAACACTTACCATAGAGCAGCAAAGCATCTACGAATTCGAGCGAGCAAGTACCTATTTATTTTTGGATAATCAGAATATTCTGATAGGAGAAGGAATTAGGGTTTTCAGTACCTATCAAGAAATTGTCATAAAGAGAATTGATACGGAATTACAGGTTGTAGATTCCGTTTCTATTACGGATGATAAAGATATTCGTTTGGCCACCATTCTTCCTACCGCCACGGAAGAACTTCAACTATTTGGAACCTATGATTGCTGTAATTCCATAGAATCGCCAGCAAAGTTATTTATCCTTGCGGAAGATTTTTTATCTCCAACTATTATATTCTCAAAGGAGGAAATACCGGTTACACTTTATCCTAACCCGACCAGTGAAGGTGAATTACAAGTAGTGTTCAGCACCCAACAAGTTCAGGGTTACCAGTATCAAATTTACGACGCTCTAGGGAGAAGCCTAGAATCTGGTGAACTGCCCAATGCCTTCAATACACTTGACATAACTGCATTATCTGCAGGTATTTATGCAATGGTACTTTTTAAAGAAGATCAATTGATAATGACACAAAAGTTTATTGTAAGGTAATCGTAGGAAAAATGAATATTTTAGGATTTACTCCTTCCCCCTATCCAATCCTTCCTTGTACGCCGCCAGGCAGCGCTCACGCGCCATCTTGTGGTCAACGATTGGTTCGGGGTATGCTGCGGTGCCGTATTCTGGGACCCAGCGTTTGATGTAGACTTTTTCTTTATCAAATTTCTCCATCTGACTGGTGGGGTTGAAGATGCGGAAATAGGGCGCAGCATCTGTACCTGAGCCTGCGGCCCATTGCCAACCACCATTGTTGGAAGCCAGGTCAAAATCCAATAGTTTTTCGGCAAAATAAGCTTCACCCCAGCGCCAGTCGATCAACAAGTGCTTGGTAAGGAAGCTGGCAGTAATCATCCGCACGCGATTGTGCATAAAGCCAGTAGCATTCAGCTCCCGCATCCCGGCATCGACGATGGGATAGCCCGTTTCGCCTTTGCACCAAGCAGCAAATTCCTCCTCGTTATTGCGCCATTCGATGAAGTCATATTCGGGCCGGAAACTTTTTCCGGCAACGTGTGGAAAATTGGCTAAAATCTGTGCGTAAAAATCTCGCCAGATCAACTCATTGAGAAAAGTCTCATTGAGCTGGCTAGCACGGCGTGCTTTCTCCCGGATGGAGATGGTGCCAAACCGAAAATGAATACCCAATCGGCTGGTAGCTTCCAAGGCAGGGTAATCGCGCTTTTCATCATACTGCTTGATCAAGCCCCGACTAACCGTCTTAGGCGGAATTTCCGTATTGGTGGCATGAAAATCCATTTCCGATAAAGTCGGGAAAGAAAACGCTTGATCTGTTTGGTGAAAATTAGAAAAATATTTTTCTGTAGGATAAGGTTTGAAGTAATAAGAAAGTTTGATCTCCTGACCATCCTCCTCCAAGGTCGCTTCCCGCTCGTCCAGCTTGGCTTTCCAACTTTTGCTATAGGGCGTAAATACGGTGTAAATACCACCGGCCTTCGTCAGGATCTCTTCTTCTTCAAAAATGACGTGATCTTTGTAGGTATGAAATGGAAGCTGCTGTTCCTGTAAAAGGTGACCTATCTTTTCGTCCCGCTCCCGAGCGTAAGGCTCGTAATCACGGTTGGTGTAAACGGCTTTCACCTCGAATTGCTTCAAAATTTCTGGCCATGCCTCTTCCGGTGTACTGTATTTCACTAAAAGATCACTGCCCAGCTCCTGCAATTTTTCTTTGATCTCCTTCAAGGTCTGATGGATAAACTCAACGCGGGCATCCGCACGATTAGATAATTTATCCAAGATGTGGCGATCAAAAATAAAGAGCGGAAGCACTGGCCATTCCCCTTTGAGTGCTTCATAAAGCGCCGCGTTGTCTTCCAAACGTAAATCGCGACGAAACCAAAATATAGAAATACCTTTACTCATGGCTTTGTAACAGCAAGAAGCAAGCTTAGTTCAGGAAATATTTTACTTTTGAAGGGTATATTTCTTCACTAATCTGTGATTACCAAAATGAGTACCAATTACGTTTTACTAATTGCTTTCCTCTTCACCGCTTTTGCGTGTAGCCCCCCCGAACCAAAAGATGAATTGACGCTAATGGAAGAAAGCTTCTACCAGCAGCCCGATAAAGACAAGGGGCTAGCACTGGTTGCAGCTTACGAAGCCAAGCTGGACACCATGAAAGGAGCTACAGCTGATGAAAAGATTAACCTGCTGAGCAAGACAGCTACCGTTTATTTCCGGCTAGGTTCCCACGAAGGCTTACAATCAAATTTTGCCCGCCTTTTGCAGGAATTCAACAATGAGCCCAAAGCTACGAAAGCTACTCAAAATGTACTGGACACCTTGCTGTACAGTATCACCGACCCAACTACCCAACGCTTAGTACCCAACGTGGCCAAGCAATACATCGCATTGACGGAAATTTACGCGAAAGCGAAACCCGATGCCCCTGAAAGCCCGGAACAATTGTACAAAGCCGGCGAAATTGCGCGCTCCATCGGTGCTTATCAGCAAGCGTTGAGCATCTATGCTACCATTGAAGGGTTCTTCCCGCAGTACGAAAAAGCACCTAAGGCGCTCTTCATGCAAGGATTCACTTACGCAGAAGACCTTGGTGACGAAGAAAAGGCCAGGGAGTTTTACGAAGCATTCATCGCCAAATATCCCAACGATGATTTTGTGGATGATGCGCAAATATTATTAGAAACTTTAGGAAAATCGGATGAAGAAATCTTCCAACAATTGGAGAATAAAAAATAGCATTTGCCTTCTCGTAGGTTGTAGCGTTTTGTCGGTCTTGTACGGACAAAACGCTACCGACAATTGGCAACATGTGCTCCCTGTTGATACGACGATTCAGCAGGGGGTCCTTGCCAATGGTCTCAACTATTTCATCCGGCCCAACAACGAACCCCGCCAAAGGGCAGAACTGCGGTTGATCATCAAAGCGGGTTCTCTTCAAGAAGAGGAAGACCAGTTGGGAGTAGCTCACTTTGTAGAGCACATGGCCTTTAATGGTACAGCAAAATTTGCCCAAAATACTCTCATTGATTTTATCGAACGCAATGGTTCCCGCTTTGGTGCCGACCTCAACGCCTATACTTCGTTCGCCGAAACTGTCTATCAGCTTCAGGTGCAGACTGACAGCTTAGCCTTGGTGGATACCGCGCTTCAGGTCCTCGCGGAGTGGAGCAACAAGGTGACTTTTGATCCCGAAGAAGTAGACAAAGAGCGCGGTGTCATCATCTCCGAATGGCGCAGCAGTCTAAGCTCTAGCCAACGCTTGCAAATGCAGGCTTACCAAACGTTGTTGGCCGGCTCACGCTATGCTCAACGCTTACCCATTGGGAGCCCTGAACTGATCGACACTGTTCCTGCGCAGCGCCTGATCGACTTTTACCAACGCTGGTACCAACCTGAAAACATGGCGATTGTGGTGGTTGGTGATGTAAATGCAGCTTGGGTGGAGAAAAAAATTGAAGCTTATTTTTCTACTTTAAGCAACCAAAACTTCCAAAAAGCAACACCTTACCCACTCAACACTACACCCACAAGACGCTACCTTTTGGCTACCGATGAAGAGGCTGCTTTTACGCGCTGGGAGATTACCTTCCAACTAGAACCGCAAAAAAATGACCTCAGTCTGGGGACGCTCAATTACCAACTACAACGTTCTCTCTTTGGCAGTTTGCTCAACAAACGACTGGCCAAACTCAAAGAAACGGCGATTCCTCCTTTCACTTTTGCCTACTCAGGTTTTGCCGCTCTACCGGGCAACTACCATAGCTACCGCCTCAGTGCGCTAGGAACCGCAGACAAAACCGAAGAAGCCCTGCGGACGGTCATGGAGGAAACACGGCGGGTGATTATACATGGTTTTAGTGAGCAAGAACTGGCTATTGAAAAAAAGGCCATACTTGAGCAGTATGAACAGATGGTCAAAGAATTGGATAAACGCAGCAGCAGTAGTATTGCCAGTGGTATAAAAAATGCCTTTCTCGAAGGCATCAGCATGGTAGATTTAAACGCACTACCCGCAGTGGTAGCAGATTGTCTGGATAATATTTCCTCCGTAGCATTGCAGGAATTGGCCGAAAAAGCTCTGGCTGCTGAGGTACAGAATATCATTATTACGACCAATTCCGAGTTGGCGCCTACCCTACCAGACAGTGCCGCTTTTTATCAATTGCTGGATAAATTATTGGTCATAGAGCCCGATGCATTGGAGGAAACTGGCACTCAAGGCCCCTTGTTTGCAGCCTCGCTACCCTCACAAAATGCCCAAGCGCTTGATCGCGATACTACGCTCCAAATTAGCAGTTTCGAATTGTCCAACGGCGTGAAAATCTTCTTGAAACCGACTGATTTCAAAAACGATGAAATCCGGTTCATGGGTTTTAGTCCGGGAGGCATTGATCTTTATGAAGACGAGGATTACCCCAGTGCCCGTCATGCCCTTTCTATTCTGGATCAATCGGGACTGGACACTTTTCGCGAAAGCGAATTGTTGCAACTGCTCAGCGATCGCCGGGTGAGTGTGAATCCCTACGTGGGTAGTCTTGAAGAAGGCATTTCCGGTAGCAGTAACCAGGAAGATATCGAGACGATGTTTCAATTGATCTATCTCTATTTCACTCGCCCACGGT is a window from the Lewinella sp. LCG006 genome containing:
- a CDS encoding deoxyribodipyrimidine photo-lyase codes for the protein MSKGISIFWFRRDLRLEDNAALYEALKGEWPVLPLFIFDRHILDKLSNRADARVEFIHQTLKEIKEKLQELGSDLLVKYSTPEEAWPEILKQFEVKAVYTNRDYEPYARERDEKIGHLLQEQQLPFHTYKDHVIFEEEEILTKAGGIYTVFTPYSKSWKAKLDEREATLEEDGQEIKLSYYFKPYPTEKYFSNFHQTDQAFSFPTLSEMDFHATNTEIPPKTVSRGLIKQYDEKRDYPALEATSRLGIHFRFGTISIREKARRASQLNETFLNELIWRDFYAQILANFPHVAGKSFRPEYDFIEWRNNEEEFAAWCKGETGYPIVDAGMRELNATGFMHNRVRMITASFLTKHLLIDWRWGEAYFAEKLLDFDLASNNGGWQWAAGSGTDAAPYFRIFNPTSQMEKFDKEKVYIKRWVPEYGTAAYPEPIVDHKMARERCLAAYKEGLDRGKE
- a CDS encoding T9SS type A sorting domain-containing protein encodes the protein MKKYFTLLLIFIFTSFSLKAQYELYDLEDKNLYAQTAIRTSDEGLLLISTISCYTPGSTTIEGCTTALYATKVNAIGDTLWNTQLPNYFLTVVPFIKAFENADGTFTLFSNKPDNTICNGVFGFPPAYNWYRTEVFNLDETGQLLNRFQFPDECSLSTKEIEQLPNGNFIATSNYSEYVGSTGAYYEGRITIMNKNGDILHEYTTPFISLNNSQILNSEDDFISVLYKSTDGKLALSNFDGNLNLLSTQMSENDLPFCNGLTNCAILEAYQNDEGEITTIAKKYGGQLETHVLTKLSSTLTIEQQSIYEFERASTYLFLDNQNILIGEGIRVFSTYQEIVIKRIDTELQVVDSVSITDDKDIRLATILPTATEELQLFGTYDCCNSIESPAKLFILAEDFLSPTIIFSKEEIPVTLYPNPTSEGELQVVFSTQQVQGYQYQIYDALGRSLESGELPNAFNTLDITALSAGIYAMVLFKEDQLIMTQKFIVR
- a CDS encoding glycoside hydrolase family 31 protein — encoded protein: MAKKKKKQLPFDPSPLLVANTKTETSHRYPDVYQTKQINQVTKYQKIDDNTLEITTEGEIKLRIELWSDSIWRVRYAVEKFSSQPSYALHPERNPAAVDFLVKESKTHLFIESAEVGCRILKENCQISFYTKDDGGVILEEQEPYLQRSTILNGTDHLRVSFKAPKEEIFYGLGDKTWDLNLRGRHFDNWNSDAFGYHKEKDPLYRTIPFYYGLQNNQAYGIFLHNTWRTHFDFASQKDNTVRLWAEGGEMDYFFIYGPHLNQVAQSYHQLTGTPELPPLWALGFHQCRWSYYPEARVRKLADTFRELRIPCDAIYLDIDYMDGYRCFTWNQEYFPQPGKMIRDIAEQGFQTVVMIDPGIRVDNNYPVYQEGVEKDYFCRRVNGELMRGPVWPSDCVWPDYTRADVREWWGELYRELYEEDSISGFWNDMNEPAVFKVNSLTFPDHVMHGNDGHPTDHKPVHNIYGQQMSRGTYEGLKAIKPEKRPFVLTRASFSGGQRYAAIWTGDNVASWEHLELANRQCQRLSISGFSLVGTDIGGFVNQPEPELLIRWLQLGVFHPVFRVHSMGNNIDGAAEADADSIKEAEATLRLDQEPWVFGEPYTSQARRAIEFRYRLLPYLYTSVYQNVSLGTPVLRSLAFVDQADIKAQKRENEFLFGEHLLVSPVVKPGVKSHTTYLPSGDWVNYYNGNHYVGPRNHRQAVDVDAIPLYVRGGAIIPNYPVQQYVYELNINTVELRAYYGKDQVESSFYQDAGEGYEYEKGQYRQHKFTTSAGTNSFQITQKIEGQYKGDLEAFEIKLFGLPFEPQQLFIDGVAIQIIDKEGDAYVIVAPADFETVEVKG
- a CDS encoding tol-pal system YbgF family protein, which translates into the protein MSTNYVLLIAFLFTAFACSPPEPKDELTLMEESFYQQPDKDKGLALVAAYEAKLDTMKGATADEKINLLSKTATVYFRLGSHEGLQSNFARLLQEFNNEPKATKATQNVLDTLLYSITDPTTQRLVPNVAKQYIALTEIYAKAKPDAPESPEQLYKAGEIARSIGAYQQALSIYATIEGFFPQYEKAPKALFMQGFTYAEDLGDEEKAREFYEAFIAKYPNDDFVDDAQILLETLGKSDEEIFQQLENKK
- a CDS encoding M16 family metallopeptidase yields the protein MKKSSNNWRIKNSICLLVGCSVLSVLYGQNATDNWQHVLPVDTTIQQGVLANGLNYFIRPNNEPRQRAELRLIIKAGSLQEEEDQLGVAHFVEHMAFNGTAKFAQNTLIDFIERNGSRFGADLNAYTSFAETVYQLQVQTDSLALVDTALQVLAEWSNKVTFDPEEVDKERGVIISEWRSSLSSSQRLQMQAYQTLLAGSRYAQRLPIGSPELIDTVPAQRLIDFYQRWYQPENMAIVVVGDVNAAWVEKKIEAYFSTLSNQNFQKATPYPLNTTPTRRYLLATDEEAAFTRWEITFQLEPQKNDLSLGTLNYQLQRSLFGSLLNKRLAKLKETAIPPFTFAYSGFAALPGNYHSYRLSALGTADKTEEALRTVMEETRRVIIHGFSEQELAIEKKAILEQYEQMVKELDKRSSSSIASGIKNAFLEGISMVDLNALPAVVADCLDNISSVALQELAEKALAAEVQNIIITTNSELAPTLPDSAAFYQLLDKLLVIEPDALEETGTQGPLFAASLPSQNAQALDRDTTLQISSFELSNGVKIFLKPTDFKNDEIRFMGFSPGGIDLYEDEDYPSARHALSILDQSGLDTFRESELLQLLSDRRVSVNPYVGSLEEGISGSSNQEDIETMFQLIYLYFTRPRFDSLALAAYQKRQIDIYDRLDEDPRTAFGRMVIDKKYDYHLRRPSFSIDEFAAIDLSRAESIYRERFANAADFCFVFVGNFAPDSLLDLATRYLGNLPANKQDSEQWQDRGLRLSNTPIDTTVIAGQTPKAEVILEWHGEFPYEDRETRLHFSALRELLSFRLREKLREEMGGVYGVRVNMRMQPIPDALHHTSIRFNAAPEEVDSLIAKVYEEINALAAGDIRLGDLEKIKASRAKSYEEAIRSNGFWLGQIAQCIRMKYDFERLYPDYYQQQLDLLDAGKFGAIAQQYLLGATHFKFVLLPTT